The Amblyraja radiata isolate CabotCenter1 chromosome 39, sAmbRad1.1.pri, whole genome shotgun sequence sequence TTTCCATGAATATGTTTGTTATCTAACAAGAGAATGCTTGCATTCATGCACAACAGAGTATCTCAACAAGGGAGAAATATCTGAAGTATTAATTATTTAATGAAATCCGAACCAAATCCAGCTGTCTGCCCTTTTGTAAATTATTTGTCTGTTGGAGCTAATTGTTCTTCCTCTCATTTCCCCTCCATTTGACAAACACTGTCTTGTTATGATGTGTTTCACCCCAGTGACTTACTCCTCATGCAAGGCTGTATGACGCAAGGAAGCAGGTTTGCGGAGAGGTCTAGGGGACAGTCCAGTCACAAGCCCACTCCATAACAGGAACCAGAGAAGCGGGGCAGTGCCTATAGAGACACAGCCATCTAAGGGTAGAGGACTAGTAATCTAGAGGCCTGGACTAATGATCTGGAGTGCAACAACAAATCCTGCCATGATAGCTAGTGAGTCCTAATAATGTTTACCAGGTAAATATATCAACTTCTGGATTATTGTTAAAAATCTATTTGGTGGTTGGTGACCATCAAGGACCATCTGTTGTACTTAGTTTGGTCTTTATGGAATTCTATATCCATAACAATGgaagtgatttatttttatttttttaatggccCTGCAGTCTTCACAGTTCAAGAGCAATTATGTTAGGACAAACTTTGTCCTTGTTAGTAATGTCTGAAttccatgaatttaaaaaaaatcaccagctAACATTAACTGAAAACAGAACTGGCATATTCAGTCTCTGTGGTTTCatttatttacaaggatgttggggGCAAAAGTTGTAGTGGACTAATAGGTTTTACGAAGTATATTTTAAATAATGAATATGAAACTCAAATTGGTTCAAGTAGCTGCAAGTTTATTTAGCTGCAGGACAGCAACATAAAATAAAGGAGTGAAGTTACTGACTAGAAATATAAATGTaatcagttactggatgaatttgcTTTAAACAGCTGCCTGGCCAATTTTTGTTCAAGAATTAttaagtaaaattgatttaacaTAAACATAAGAACTGAAATGTTCTGACTGCTTCAAAGCCTTCTGTGCACCAGTCATCACCAACCTTCGATATGCAAACAGCTAAGAATTATGTGTACCTTGGCTTTTTGTGTTTTCTAATTTATTATAAATGGGGAGATATGTCTCCTGTCAgatttttaatgaatatttttatGTCTGTGTGTCATTGTGCTTAAAGAAGATTTGTATTTGTATTGCGATTTGCACTACCGGTAATATTCTTGCAAAGAGCCACAAATTTAAATTATGTATCAGgaagttttaattttttttaaataaatgtattttcaaatGTTGTAGTTCCTTTCTTTGTTTCCAAGCCTTTGGCACACATGAAATCTGCCACCACCTGCAGGCAAGGTATGGcatatcaagtctgaagaagggtttcggcccgaaacgttgcctatttccttcgctccatagatgctgctgcacccgctgagtttctccagcttttttgtgtaccatggcaTATCCAGATCCAGGCTGGTGGGGAGGGGAGCTGGGTAAGGTCGACTGTCAGGGAGGAAAACAGACCTTTGGCCAACGATAGgtaacacaaaatggtggagtaactcagcgggacaggcatcatctctggagaaaatgaatgggtgacgtttcccattccttctcttcagatatgctgcctgtcccactgagttactccagcattttgtgtctacctttgctttATGAAGATATTTACTTTGCAGAATTacattttcttctcttttctgacTTAATTTTGCTGAATAAAAATGACAATCAAGTGTTTATATGTTACCTTTAAGCAATCTAAATGAAAACAAGAAATAtatttctatggagcgaaggaatagattatgtttcgggtcgagacccttctttagacatgtcTGATTACTAGTACTGCACTTTTGAGGTTAGACCATAAGAGtataattaagccattcagcccattgagtctactctgctatttgaTCATGGTAGGTCCATTTCCCCCCCTCTACtcaattcttctgccttcttgCAATAACCTTTGATTCCCTTACTTCTCCTTAACGAGTCCACAacccaagattagaaattgtgcaGCCGGAGCTGAGCACACATCTCGGCATCtacatacaatggcgtcttgtgcTTCTCGTGTGTATTGGTGGAAACGGGTCTGTGACATGAACCCATTCCTTGACCCCATTCCCTTACTAACAAAGAACCTATGAATCtttgcttggcctccacagccatccacagtgacaatgaattccacagattcgccaccctctggctaaagaaattcctcatctataTTCTAAGGGTACGCCCCATTATTCAGAGGCTGCGTCTGGTCCGAGATGCTctcattactggaaacattcCACATCCATTCTCTATTAATtccattatttggtaggtttccaTGGGATtcaacccccaccctcacctcatccttctaaactccagcgagtacaggcccagagccgtcaaaacACTTCTCAAACATAGTTTAAGTTTTAAATAGAGGTACATTTTGACaggaggaatttaaaaaaaaaatcattttaaatAAATCAACACAAAAATGAAAAAAGACATGTTAATAAGAAACACTCAAATAATACGcctaaacaaaatttaaaaataaataaatatacagaaacataaaataaataaaaataataaaaattaaaattatatttaaaacaaattataTAATGCAACCCATACCATCAGTCACCCATCCCACCCTGGCTAATTAAGAGTGAAGAGTGCACCTACACATAACAAATCAGCccttgttaaatgttgttatgtgtAGGTGCACTCTTCAGGAGGAAATCTTGGGGGTTTGTACATTTCCAGATAATGTAAAGGCAAAGAATGAAAGAAATGGTTGAAACAATTTTTGAGTGACAAATTGAAGTGGGGTGCGAGATGGAAAGTGAAATTGTCATTTCTTTTTGTAACCAGTTACCGAAACACATCACTTTATATCAGCCAAACACAAAATATTGTGCAATGAGCACGGTTCTTCAAGCAGTTTCAAAGGAAATAGCAAAACATAAATGTAACTCGCCATGGGAGATGTGATTATGTGTAAAATGAATTTGTTGAGTATAAATATCACTCCTGAGTGCACCATTCCATGAGGCACCCAAGCATGTGAAACTGAAATGTTCGACCCAAATACCTTCTGCCTTGAGCAAACCACCTACAACACCTCTACGATTCTTTAGACTAATTTGTACGAAAAATGATCGGTTAGGTTGCGACTGAGTGACTAATGCATGTGCCATCACTTAGCTGAGAACAGAATTTGGTCATTTGTATGAGCCCAATGGAGCAGTTAACGTATATtggatcaaaggtagacacaaaatgctggagtaactcagcgggacaggcagttctttcctacacattattttgGATCAATCTCCATTTGGTTGAGGTAGAAGAAAGCTGGATGCTTTGGAGTTAATTGCCGTTAACAGATTGTCACTTTTTTTCAGCAGTTGATGGTTCTGTAAACATTTGAAGAATATTTGATTTGAAAACAAAGCTACAGGCAATAAAGATGACACAAAAGGGACTTAAATCCTCAGGGAAATTTTTCCCTTGTAACTTAATAGTCTCAGATGCGCCATCTCACCGTGAACATTCTACAATGgttgcacaatggcgcagcggtagagctgttgccttacagcaccagggacacaggttcgattctgactacggatgctgtctgggtggagtttgtacgttctctctgtgacctgcatgggttttcaccgggatctctggtttcccccacactcacaggtttgtaggttaattggcttgttataaatgtaaattgtgtgtgtaggagatAGTGTTAGCAAAGcaaattgctggtcggcgcgtactcagtgggctggagggcctgtttcctagctATATCTCGAAAGTAAACTGAACAATGTCAGTGTTGTCTTCTCCTTTTTCTCTTACAACGCGTACAGCTTGGCTCAATAGGAGGCTAGTTTGGTCTAGGTCAAAAGGTTTAGGTGTTTGAGACCTAAACTGAATTAGATAATCTAGCTTAGTACTCAAATGGAGCAGcaagttggtgtgtgtgtgttttggggAACGTGTTTCAGTGACAATAGAATGCcataatcacccattccttctctgcagagatgctgcctgtcctgctgagttactccagctttttgtgtctatcttcgccagAATTAACTATTGTGAGCTCTTGACTGGTATGATCAGCAAAGTGCAATGGCGCTGCCTGGAGCAATAACCAAATCAGTGCATAAAATGACATCCTCTGCCTCACTAATGTAACAAACAGATGGTTTAACACAGAAATGTGTCCATGTGATATTACAGAACAGGATCGTATAAGAGACATTGTGGCGCCATCTTGTGGCCGAGCCCTTTATTATTGCAGAAAATGTTGGGAGGGGTCCCTGCAttgcccaaagatcatagagcggacagTTCCATGAATTAGAGGGTTAACATTTTCTTGCTGCTAAATGACTATAAGGCAAACAGTAACTTTTTAGCCCAAAGACTAACGTACACTATCGACTACGCTAATAACTCAATAATTACTGCCTTCCAACTGGAAAATGCTTTATTTATTCTCGCTCTCTGTTTTCTGTACATTAACTCTTAAATAACCTgtccaatagcttttcactgtacctcggtacacgtgacaataaactatacatcCACTTATCACGGATACCCCTCTTTATCCTTATAACCTCCAAAAACTCTTCacagatttgtcaaacatgaattccctttcataaatccatgaggACTCTTTCTCATCCTATTATTATTTTGTAAATGACCTTATACCATGTTCTTAATTTTTCTGGAATCTATGGAAATTTAGAGATTTCAACCAGTGCTCCACTATAGCCAACTTGGTCTGCAGAATATCGGATCATTTATTGCCATTCAGGttcattaattttgtttttcctaATGCTTATTTCTTTCACATTCTCATTCACAACAAAATCCGTTGCTCTCCACTATTTTCAGGATGTTTGTGTGTCCTCTATTTAATGATCGGCACCAAATAATTTATCTCTCCTTTCCCAAATAATTTATCCTATATTAATCAATAGGGGCTCAATATTAACCTTAACAAATAATTATATTTATCACAGTCTGGCTATATGCTTTTCATTTCTTGATTACTCTAAAAATCCCATTGCTCTTTAGAAATTTCTCAATGTTCCTTTGGTGAATTCTGAAATATCTTCAGTTCTCAAACTAGCTGCTCTTTCTAGAAGCACCAGATGTAATATTATTTTTCACGTTTGTCATATTGGACTGCATTTCCCATGCTAACTATGTTTTAATTCTTTACACGTTTGCCATTGCTTATTTTACACCATATCTTTCAAGTAGTTTTCCAATCTGTTGTAGCGGTGCTTCATATCgtatcatacaacacagaaactggcTATTTGGCGCAAGTCATACGTGccacccaagatgccccatctaggctagtCTAAATTGCCCACtgctggcccatatcactctaaactatTCCTGTCTGTgtaccagcatcatcagagacccacaccatttcactcttgccatcgggaagaaggtacaggagcctgaaaactgacgtccaggtttaagaacagtttcttccctacagccatcaggcttttaaacactaaagcctcaaataagctctgaattacataGACTTTGGGcgaattggttttgtctttttgcactattattgtttgtttttatatgtaTACGATACGATAAACTTTTCATCAGACGCAATTAGTCTCAACAGTCACAATaaacaaggtacacaaacattTGAAATTAAGTGAAAAAGAAAAGGACGGTGTATGTGGatatatctatatataatatatatatgtgtgtgtgtgtgcaaatgtatatatgtgtgtgtatatgtatatatatatatatatatatgtgtgtgtgtgtgtgcatatgtatatatgtgtgtgtatatgtatatatatgtgtgtgtggggggtgtgtgtgtgtgtggggtgtgtgggtgggtgtgggtgtgtgtgtgtgtgggtgtggggtatgtgtgtgtgtgtgtggggtgtgtgtgtgtgtggggtgtgtgtgtgtggggtgtgtgtgtgtgtggggtgtgtgtgtgtgtggggtgtgtgtgtgtgtgtgggtgtggggtgtgtgtctgtggggtgtgtgggtgtgtggggtgtgtgagtgtgtgtgtgggtgtggtgtgtgtgggtggtgggtgtgtgtggggtgtgtggggggtgtgtgtgtgaggtgggtgtgtgtggggggtgtgtgtggggtgtgtgtgtgtggggtgtgtgtgtggggttgtgttgtgtgtgtgtgtgggtgtggggtgtgtgtgtggggtgtgtgtgtgtgtgtgtgtgtgtgtgtgggtgtggggtgtgtgtgtgtggggtgagtgtgtgtgtgtggggggtgtgggtgtgtgtgtgaggtgtgtgtgtgtctgtgtgtggggtgtgtgtgtgtgtgtggggtgtgtgtgtgtgtgtgtggggtgtgtgtctgtgtctgactGAGGCAGAGGCAGAGCCCGCCTTCTCCCTGGGCTTTGTGGAGGAGGAGCTGCTGTGTTGTCCACGCCGGGCCTAGCCGGCTCTGTCATCCTGAAGCCTGGGAGCGCCGGTGAAATCAAATGGCTTCGTATTTTGAGGAGCACGACTGCGAGCCGACCAACGCCGAGGAGCAGTACCGACAGAACGCATTGCTGGAGCTGGCCAGGTAGGAGTAAACTTTAAAACAACCTTCATAGCGGGGAGTCAAGCGAATGGAGGGAGGAAATACTCCAGCCAGGCCCCGGGGGGGAACAGGCCTCACAGTGAAATTAAACACTACTGGTTAGGAAAGTCTAGGCTCGGACAGTAGCTGTGGGCCCAGGGCCACTCCTTACACCTGAGGAATTAAACACATTCTTTATATCCCCGTAACAACGtagagtgagcgtgtgtgtgtgtgtgtgtgtgggtgtgtgtgtgggtgtctgtgtgtgtgtgtgtgtggggtgtgtgtgtgtgtggggtgtgtctgtgtgtgtgtgtgtgtgtgggtgtgggtgtctgtgtgtgtgtgtgtctgtctgtgtgtgtgggtgtctgtgtgtgtgtgtctgtgtgtgtgtgtgtgtgtggtgtctgtgtgtgtctgtctgtgtgtgtgtgtgtctgtctgtgtgtgtgtgggtgcgtgtgtgtgtgtgtgtgtctgtatgtgtctgtgtgtgtctgtctgtgtgtgtgtctgtgtgtgtgtgtgtgtgtgtgtgtgtgtgagtgaactgCCCCCCAAACCATAACATGAAATTGAATAATAAATGTCTTGGAGGGGTTAATGTGTGCCTGGACATTGATTAAATGTCATCAGGAGGGGAGTGTGAAGTCACTGCATGCTCTGCTTGTGGCCTTTCACAATTCCATGGGCTCTAGAGGTCTCCACAGGTAActgtgagggaggggaaagaaagctggggaGGAGGTAAAATGCTATAACTTGTTATAATGGAAATGGTAGCATGGACCTTTGAgagtttcttctatccagagaggctgcctgtcatagtcatagagtgatactgtgtggaaacatgcccacactggccagcatgtcccagctacactaggcccacctgcctgcatttggtccatatccctctaaaccggtcctatccatatacctgtctaactttccTAAACGTTggattagtcccagcctcaaccacctcctctggcagctcgttccatacacccaccaccctttgtgtgaaaaagttacccctaagattcctattaaacgttagattagtccaagcctcaaccacctcctctggcagctcgttccatacacccaccatcctttgttaaaaagttaccccaaagattcctattaaacgttagattagtcccagcctcaaccacctcctctggcagctcgttccatacacccaccgccctttgtgtgaaaaagttacccctcagattcctattaaatcttttccccttcaccttgaacttatgttctctggtcatcgattcccctgctctgggcaagagattatgtgcatctatctgatttattcctctcatgattttatacacctctataaggacacccctcatcctcctacgctccaagaaaCAGAGACCCAGCCCACTCCACCTCCCactatagttcacaccctctagtcctggcaacatcctcgtaatttttCTCTGAAGCCttttaagcttgacaatatcttcatacacctttgcctgtgtgtgaatgtgtgtgagtgattggtagtggtcggaggggccgtaggcgcagaatggcagccacgcttccgtcagtctgccccagggcagctgtggctacagaagtagcttaccaccaccgagtgtgactgaggagtgaatgaataatgcgatgtaaagcgccttgagtattagaaaggcgctatataaatcccatccattattattattattatggtgctcagaactgaacacaatactccaaatgcggtctcaccaacatcttatataactgcaacatgagttgtcgcatcttcactatctgccctgctgagttactccagcattttgtgtctacctttgagagTAGTTttaggatatggattatatgcaggcagctaCGAGTTGGTCTTGGTATTATGTTTGGTGCAGACAatctgggctgaagaacctgttctgtactgttccctGTTTTCTGCAAGCCATCTGAGCCTGAGTCTATAGTTATAATTTGTCCACGACCACTCCTGTTGATTGTAATCTTATTCCAGTTTACAGTTTGCATCTATGTTTGggatgaagaaggtctcgacccaaaacgtcacccattccttctctccagagatgctgcctgtccagctgagtttctccagcattttctgtttacctTCTATGTTTGGGATGTTACTTTCCAAAATAAATTCTCCACAGCTAATAAAAGTGGGCACTTTCTGAAATATTATCTCCCTATTTCACCTGCAGTCACAAGTATGGATCAAAATACTGCAAAAATAAAGTCACACAACCTCCTTCCAAAGAGGATGGTCTGAGACTACTGAGCTTGGAATCTTTTTCCTGAATTTATATGCTGGAGTATTTAATTATTTTCCCTTTTTGCTTGATTGCCTCACTGATAAACATGCACGTTCAACCTGCCTGTTCAACCGTGCCAAACATTTCACTAGTTTGTTTCTCCTTTTTATTCAGTTGCATTTGAAGATTTCTCTTTCTTTAACAAAAAGTCCTCCTGGAAATATGAAGCTTTTTTTCTTCACCCACCCACACAATCGGTCTGAAAAatggtcacaacccaaaacgtcgcctatccatcttctccagagaaatTGCTgaactattccagcactttgccttttttATACTCGCAGGTCATATATAGTCACTAATATTTATCCCAGGAAATTGTCATTTGCTAAAATGTACATTATAAAATAAAGATATTTGTGggtagacagaagtgctggagaaactcagcgggtgcagcagcatctacggagcgaaggaaataggcaacgtttcgggccgaaacccttcttcagaccgtctaccttttgtctaccttcgattttccagcatctgcagttcctttttaaacaaaagATATTTGTGGATCAGTACCAGATATTTGATATTTTACTAAACAAAGACTGTAATTCTGTGCATTGGTTAGTTGATTTTTGATTTGTTTCAGAATTGGATTAACAAAATATCATCCTTTGTTTGTTGGTTCAAGGTCTCTTTTGGCCGGGATGGATCTGGACCTTGGACAGGTAGATTTTTCTGACTGGGAACACAGATTGCCGCCTGCTGCTAAAAAGGAGATTGTAAAAAATCTCCCAACTCTTCCCGTGACACCAGCGCAGGCAGGTAAGTCTTTCAGTTCCAGCGCTGTGTTTTTGGGGAATTAGCAGACTTCATACTTCAATCTTGTTAAATAATTAACACAATGTTAGGGTGTGCCTGCTTTTATGAGTACTGTATTTTTGAGCTTTACAGATGAGGAAGTTGTTGATTTGATCCCGGATATTGTAAAGCACGCGCTACTGGAATGATGTGGTAGCACTAGAATaagtacagaagagattctgtGGAGTACTTTCACCACGACAAAATGGTTCACTGCAGCCTTCTCCGGAGCGATGTGTAAATGCAATAAATGGCTCATAGGgaatacattaaaaacaaaattgatTAATAATCGGGGACTAAAGAAGTGCTTAGTTTTTTAAATTTCTCCAGTGGTGCTGTCAGACCTGCTCAATAATTCTTGCTTTTATTTTGGTGAGATATGTCATTAGAGTGTCTTACTAAATGATTCTGTGCTGAAAGGATTATGTCCCTTTATTCAGATAGAGGCCTCAAGTGCCCAGTTTGCTTGTTAGAATTTGAGGAAGAAGAGGCTGTGAAGAAAATGCCTTGTGAACATTTCTTCCATTCTGGTTGTATAGTGCCCTGGTTAGGAAAGGTAAGTGTTGCTCACCCGCtctcttctcccaatatcccagaGATATTGCATTTAATTGTACAATTAATTCCACAAACATTTTCCACGCCTACAGTCTCTTATTCTAGTGAGTAACAAATCAGTAACTTCAGCATCCCCTGTTCTTGGAGACCTCCAGATTTGGAAGGGTTCTATTCTTAACCTTTTCATTTATTTATCAGTTACCCattcacatttttttacagaCATCGTCAGTTTACACAAGTTTGGACGACATCTTCCTGCCACACTCTGATCAAACCTGCTTGTCATGCAGGGTATAACATCACATTCTTGAATTCAGTTTCTGATCCATAGTAAAAGATTTTCCATTTCAAACTTCAGAATGTTATCTAACCATATCTATGTCTAGGCAggatgacccgctcagttactccaacactttgtgttgttttgtgttcaccagcatctgcagttccttgtttctacattgtgaCTATGTCTTACCGTTTTCATATCAGTACctactttttttttttgtggAAAGTGGATTAATGATTTTGGGTAAAGGCCATTCATTGGAGTCAGGATGCAAATGCTAATCGATTGGTTTATTTCCAAGGCCCAATTTCCTTTCTTTTTATTTCTAACTTTTTAATCTTTGTTTTGTTTCTTGGCATAACCTATCTCACACCTTTAGGCGCTGTAGGCTCATTGACTTCCTGTTCCTACCTCAACTGTTTGGTTGACTTTGTACATTTGACGGATAAGGAGCTTTTCTCTGCACAACACATTGTTGCATCAATTTGCTTCAGAAGCTCCCGACTTATTGAA is a genomic window containing:
- the rnf181 gene encoding E3 ubiquitin-protein ligase RNF181; the encoded protein is MASYFEEHDCEPTNAEEQYRQNALLELARSLLAGMDLDLGQVDFSDWEHRLPPAAKKEIVKNLPTLPVTPAQADRGLKCPVCLLEFEEEEAVKKMPCEHFFHSGCIVPWLGKTNSCPLCRLELPTDNEEYEEYKQEKERRKQKEQRLEHLHDAMYT